AATATCAAGAGCTGTAAAGCCAGCAGGAATACCCATCGATGGTTTGGTTGTTTTTATCTCGAGATCAGCGTCGGCGTAGATGAGGTATTTTACTCCCATCTCGAACTGGTAATAAGTATAATAATGAAGGGGTGTCCAACCAAAAGAGTCCTGTGCATTGATCGAAGCCCCTTTTTGAATAAGGTACTTTACGATGTCGAGGTTTTTGCTATAAGCAGCAAAGTGAAGTGGCGTGGCACCGTTTTTTTCTCGAGCTTCAAGATCAGCTCCTTTGTGAACGAGATAAGCGACTATTTTAAGGTCTCCTGCGATAACGGCCCAGTGAAGTGGGGTTCGTTTATTGACGTCCCGGTAAGCCACCGAAGCTTTTTTCGTTTCTATAGCATTTTGAACGGCTTCAAAATTTTTTTGGGATATAGCCAGGAGAAGCTCACGGTTTGCATCGGCAAAGAGGGTTTCTCCTACGAGAAATATCAAAATCAAAAGATAGATACGAGACATTTTTCGCCCCTTTGGAAAGAATATTATGCAGATAAGAAGCGAAAAAAGCAAATTTTTTAAAATTTTCTATTCCTTCTGGAGAAAAAGCCTTCTCTCTGAACTGTATGAAGAAGTATCGATGAACTTTTTTTTCTTTTGTTCATAGAGGCTTTGTTTGGTAGGGTCTTCTTTACTCCATGCGCGGTAGAGATCAAGCTCAAACCAGTCTCCATCTTCCACAGAATAAAAGAACTGAACACTTTTTATCATGGAGAGGTAGGATTCTGCTTTTTGAAACTGTTTTCTTGCTATTTCAAGTGTAAAAAGTTCATAGAGAGTAAATTCATAGAAATCAATCACAGGGTATGTTGACAGGATTTTCAGAAAGATCTGGTAGGCGTCACTATAGGCTTTTTTTTGTTTGAGGATTCTTCCCCATTGGTAAAGTGCCGCGGGAATCAAAGGGCTTTCGGGATAGAGAGAGAGGAGGGTTTCAAATTTTTGAATGACTTCATCATTTTTCTCACGTGCTAGAAAATCGAGGGCTTCTTCATAGAGAAGTTTGTCTTGTCCGTAGTAACCACTTTTGGGGACAATGAATTGATTCGCTTTCTTTTTAAAAAGTGCATTTTCCGCATCCAGATAAAAAGTGGCCACTCCGCCGACAGCGGCAAGGCCAAGTCCCCAGAGAGCCAGGTTGTCATAAAACATACTTGCTTGCATGCTTTTCACCGCCTTATCATAAGTTTGAGCTGTTTTGAATTTTTCATATTCAAAGGATCCCATAAGAAGGCCTAAAGCACCTGTTACCAGTCCTGTAGTTGTTACCCCAATGCTAAAGTAAAAAAATGGCTTGTTGGGATTGATTTTAGTGATAGAGAGGGTGTTACTCTGAACGGTAAACTGATAGATTCCCTGAGCAAGATTTTTGATTTCATCAGCACGAAACTTTTGTCCATTGATGAGGATGGTATCATGTCCTGGTAACTGAATGTGAAAACTTTCACTGGAAAGTGTATAATTCATGTTCGTGATGCGGCTTGAGATCTTGACACTGGTCTTAATCGAGGTGTACCCTGGTTTGGCTAGCGTGAGGGAGAAACGAGGTGGTTCATTGGTAATGATATAAGGTGTTTTTCCAACTTTTTGATCATTGATAAAGACGTCGGCTTGTAAGGGATCGGATGAGATAAACACCCATCCCCAGCTACTCACCCACCCTAAGAAAAAGAGAATTATTACTCGATACATACAAAACCTCCACTTCTATTATAACTCAAAAAAGAAAATATTACAACACTTGAGTTTTACCCCTCTTTTATACGATGATTAAGAGAGAAAAATGCAATTTTTCTCCGATAAAGAGGCAACCACGCGACAGTTTTTTTATTCTTCATTGACAGACGAAGAGTTGCTTACGTTGGTGTCAAAAGATAAAAGCGCCGAAAAAGAGTTTTATCATCGGTATCGTTACCGCATTCTTAGGTGGATTGCCCCTTTTCACTTCTGGGATAAGGATGATCTTTTTCAGGAGGCGCTTATTGCACTGTATGAAGCCATGAAGACCTATGATCCAGATAGACATACTGGTTTCAAAACCTATGCCAATACATGTATCAGGAATCGCATTGTGAGTTATATGAGAAAGTTTTCGACGATGGTAGATTATGTTGATCCTGAGGTTATGTCAGAAATCCCTGGAGAGGGGTCTTTGAAAGGTGTAGAAGAGAAACTCTTTTTTGAGGAGTTTTTGCATACCCTTTCCTCTTTAGAGCAAAAAATACTTGTGAAACGATTTATAGAAAGAAAAAGTTATGTGGATATTGCTGCTGAACTTGCAATTTCTCCCAAAAAGGTAGATAATATTCTCTACAAGATTCGTCATGAGCTTGAAAAGTATCAAAAACAGGAGGATGATCATGAAGCTTAATCTTAAGGCTTTATCCTTGAGTATGGCTATTCTGTCTGCGGGAGTGACACTTATTCTGGGACTCTGGTTTATAGCGACAGGATATGGCTCTCAGGTGTTTGAAAAATTGTCGCAGATAGTGTCGTTGTATTCGGTTCTTGTGAGTTTTACCTATGATCCGCTCCTTCCATTTTTTAAGAACTTCCAAAACAATGTTCTTGCTCTTTTGCTTTTGACAGGACTTGCTGCGCTGGATGCAGGGCTTTTAGCCTGGCTTTTTGGTTTTCTTTACAATAGCTTACTTCCCAAAAAGGAGAAATGATGGGTCGTATCCTGGAGTGGTTTTCAAGACAGTGGACTGGGTTTCGAAGGTTTGTTCGTTTTTTGGGTGGAATATATGCTTTAATTGTTTACTCTATAAAAAACTATTTTGGAGAAAAAAAGGGACGGGACCAGGTCAACGCCATCATAGTGATGCAAATGTATTTTACAGGAGTAATGGCTGTTAAGATTATCAGTTTTGTGGCATTGGCTCTTGGGGCTATTACCATATTGCAGGGGTTTACGCAGCTTTCCAGAGTAGGCGCCCTTGATTTTGTTGGAAGACTTCTGAATATTGTGATCGTTCGAGAATTGGGACCTGTATTGACGGCTTTTATTGTACTCAGTCGTTCGGGGACGGCTATTGCCGCTGAGATTGGTACCATGATGGTGAACGATGAGGTAAACGCTCTGGAAATTCAGGGAATTGATACACTGAAGTTTATTGTTTTCCCAAGAATCACCGGTATGGTGCTTTCCCTTGTGTTGTTAAATATTTATTTTAGTACTCTTGCCCTTGTAGGAGGATTTGTGGTGGCGAATATTGTGGGAGGTGTCTCGTACGAACTTTTTTTTGAGTATGTTTTTAACAGTATTACCTTGCTTGATATTCTGGCAAGTTTTTTGAAATGTGTCCTTTTTGGTATTTTTATCGCCACGGTTTCTGTTTTTCATGGGTTTCAGGCTTTTGTGAGTACCCAGATTCCTCAGGTTACGACGGCCGCAGTCATGAGCTCAATTAGTGTGCTTTTTGTTCTGGATGCGATCTTGACAGTGATATTTTATATTTAGGAGAGAGAGGGTGGGAAACATTTATATCAAAAAACTTTCTCTCGTGATGGGTGATTCTGTCATATTGGATTCGATCGAGGAGTTTATTCCTTCGGGAACAGTGTACTATATTCTCGGGAAATCCGGAAGTGGAAAATCTTTGCTTTTAAAAACAATAGCGGGGCTCCAGCTTGTTCAGAAAGGAGAGATTATTGTTGATGGGAAAAATATCCTGAATTTCAATCAGAGAGAAATGCTTGCTTATCATTGTCGGTGTGGTTTTGTGTTTCAAAATGCTGCCCTCATTAGCAATATGTCTATAGAAGAAAACCTGACGCTCTTTTTCCGATATAACTACAACATGAGTTTTAAAGAATCTATCAAAAAAGTGATGCCATACATAGAAATGTTTCAGCTTGAGAAGGAATTGAAGTACAGGCCAGCGGCACTGAGTATGGGAGAACGGATGCTGGTGAATATTGTTCGGGCGATAATGCATGATCCTGAGTATATTTTCTGGGATAATCCCATGGCAAATCTTGACCCAGCATCAAAGAAAAAGGTGCGCTCTCTTTTTGTAGAACTGAAAGAAAAAGGCAAAACTATGTTATTGGTGAGTGACGATGTGCCTTTTGGCAGCTGTGTTGCTTCTCGCATCGGCTATCTTGAAGAGGGGAAACTTCTTTTTAGTGGCTCTCTTGAAGAAGCGAAAAAATCTGGTCTGGAAGGACTGGGGACACTTTTATGCCACGCTGAATAGAGGAGGTTAGTTATGCCGTTTACCTTTAAAGCAGCTCAGAAGGCTGTTTCCGTTTTTATTTTTGTGGGAATTTTTTCTCTCTTGACCGTTGTAATTCTGATCTTACGCGGGAGTGAAGTTCTCCAGCAAAAGATATGGTACTATACCATTTTAGAAGAAGCTTATAGCATTACAAGCGGCATGCCAGTAAAGTATAAGGGTATCACCATCGGGAAGGTTAAGCGTTTAAGACTCACCTCTGATAGAAAGGTTTCTCTTGATTTTTATGTTCTCAAAGAGTATTATGAACTTATGCAGGAGAATAGTGTTCTCAAAGTTCAGACGTCCCTTCTTGGTGGAGCTTCTCTGATGCTTGTGGTTCCTCTTGAGGAATCGCAGCTTTTACCTTCTGGGAGTCTCGTTCTTTCGATGGATATGCCTCGTGGGCGGGAGATTCTGGCCCTGGTGGCTCAGCAGCAACCTGCAAAAGATGATCTCACTGCCAGGGTAAAAGATGTCCTTGATGGTGTGATAGAACTCAAGCCAACGATTCAGGGTATACTGGCAAACCTGCAGAATACCACAGGAGAGCTCAATCTTATTGTTCGTGGACTTCGCACGGGCGAATCTACGGTGATGTCGGATAAACTTCTCGCTTCTCTGGCTAATCTCCAGGATATCACCAAGAATCTCAAAGAGCTCACACTTCTCCTTCGTTCAGATAACAATACGGTTGGAGCCTTCTTACAGGACAAAAAACAGCTTTACACAAAGTTGGAGAGCATCCTTGGTTCGGTTGATAAAAGTCTCCAGAGTCTCTCCAAAGTAAGCACAAAACTTGAAACCACACCGGATGATGTCAAACAGCTTACCTCTCTTTTGAAAGATAATCTTATCGAACTCCGCGCTGTGCTTCAGAGTTTAAGAAATATTCTCGGTGGAAGTACCTCATCTCCATCTTTGAAACAAGGAGAACGAAAATGAAGCGGAAGATTTTTTTAGGATTGTTGCTGAGTGTGGTTGTTTTCACAGGGTGTAGTGGCAATCCTACTCTTCGGAGTGATGTCAAAAAGAGCATCGAACGACAGAGTCTTTCGGGTATTACAGCCTTTCGTCGGGGGGAGTATGAGTCTGCCATGTCTTTTTTTGAGGAAGCCCTTCAGTTGGCGTATCAACTTTACCTTCCCGCAGAAATCATCAAACAGTATGCTAATCTTGCTGAGATTTCACTCCGGCTTGGACAACTTGATAAGGCAGGGTCTTTTCTTGTTGCAGCAGAAACCATAGCAGGAAAGGAAAAGCTCTCTTCGTTTGATCTCTTGTTGGTAAAAGCTCGTTTCTATCAGGAGAAAAAAGATATATCACAGGCTCAAAAAATCTATGAAGAGGTAGTACAGATAGCAAAAACAAAAAGTGAAAAGATTCTTGCAAGAATTCACTATGCAGATCTCTGGATAGCGAGTACTAACTGGAATGAGGCCCAGCGGATTCTCGATGAAGCCTGGTGGAATCTTTTTCTTTTCTCCGATAATGATATTTTAGGATTGTATTACTATCAAAGGGGAGTAGTGGCTCAGGGGAAAAAAGAGTATGATAAAGCCATTCAGGAGTTTAAGAAGGCCCTCATTTACGATCGCAGAGCCGAAAATCTTGAAGGGATAGTGAAAGATATTTTAAGACTTGGTGAGGTCTATGCACTGAAAAATGACGAGGCCTGGTCAAACTATTATCAGGAGATGGCAAAAATTCTACTTGACAAAAACCAAAATCCACGCTAAGATAGAAGGAGACAAGGAGGTTTTTTATGAAACAATGGATCATGGCGTTACTGGTTTCTTTGTTTTTGGTGGCACCTCTCTTTAGTGTTGAGGTTATTTATCCTTCAGGATTTCCGTACATGGGTATTCTTTATCATCATCTCAAGATACCTTTTGAAGAAAGAAAGAATATCCAGATTGTTTCCAATGATTACTACAACGTTGTTTTCCAGTGGAAAGGGAAAACCTACAAGGCTCGACTTTTTGTTTTTGGGGCTATTTATCTTGAAAAAGAGGGAGAAATGCCCTGGCTGTTGAGTTTTGATGTGAAACAGTTTAGATCTGATGGGAGTTTCCCTTTTTCTACTGCGTGGTAGGCGTTACCTCTGAGAAGACATCGCCGGTGGCAAGCTGAGTTCTGAGAAGTGATCCTTCGGGTGCTTCATGTGGAGAACGAAGGAGCTTTTCACCTGTTTTCGTCTGGATAAAGGTGAGAGAAAAGCCTCTTTCGAGGATCTTTTGGGGATTGAGTTTTGTGAGCTTTTCTCCAAGAAGGGAAAGGGTGTGATGGGCTTTTTGAAGTCTTGCATGATAGAGAGACAGGATGTTTTCGCTTAATTTATCCAGGTGGAAGGAATACTTTTCGATTTTGTGCTGGAGGGGTAAACTCATCCTTATCAGGTGATTGTGAAGTTGTTTTTTGGTGTTCTGGAAACGGGTTTCTGTGAGGTGAAAGAGCGCGGTGGGATTGGCGTTGGTAAGTCTCTGGCTTACCAGGCGAAAGCGGTTGTCGAGGGTATTCCAGAGCGTTGAAGCGTAGTATTGGAGGGTTCTGTTCTGGGTGATGATTTCCTTCATGAGGTGTTCTGCTGCAGCGGTGGGTGTCGGGGCACGGTAATCAGCGACATAGTCGGCGATGGTCCAGTCTACCTCATGTCCCACGGCGGAGATAATAGGGATATGTGAAGCATAGATAGCTCGAGCCACCACTTCTTCGTTAAATGCCCACAGGTCCTCAACGGATCCTCCACCACGCCCTACAATGAGCACATCCACCATATCCTGGAAGTATTGATTGGCTACTTCTATAGCGGCTGCAATCTCAAAAGCGGCTGTTTTCCCCTGGACCTGGACAGGGAAAACAATAATATCCAGAGCTCCATGAGGTTGTTGAGTGCGATTCAGAATATCCTGGAGAGCGGCACCAGTTGGAGAGGTAATGACCCCCACACATCGAGGAAAACGGGGGAGAGGTTTCTTGTGACTTGGGTCAAAGAGACCTTCCTCCAGGAGACGTTTTTTCATCAGTTCAAATTGTCTCTTGAGTTCCCCTTCACCGCTTATGAGAAGATCGAGGACACGGATACTGATGGAGTTTTGTTTGGTATAATAGTTTATTTTACCGTAAACGTACACTTCTATCCCGTCTTTGAGAGAAGGGATGAGTTTAAAGGCAGGGGAAGAAGCGGGGATGTAGAGGGTGATTTGCGAAAACTCGTCTTTGAGGGAACAAAAAATATAGTTTTTTGAGAGATCAAGATTTTTTTGGTTGCTAAGATTGGTGATTTCTCCACGAACCCAAAAGGTATCGGGGAACGCGCCTCTGAGAGCCTCATCTGCACGTTCCCCGATCTCCGATACTGAAAAATACCTATCAGGAAAAAGAACTTCCTGGGGCATTACTTGATATTGTAGCGTTTCTTGAAGCGTTCTACCATACCACCACGCTCAACGAGCTTCTTCTGCCCTGTGTAGAAGGGATGACATTTCGCACAGACTTCTACATTGATCTCCGGTACAGCTGTACGAATGGTAAACTCGTTGCCACAGGTACATTTGACGAGTGTATCATAGAGCTGAGGATGAATATTTGCTTTCATCGGTTTTCTCCTTGTCTTTCTCTGTAAAAGATATTATAAGCCAAAAAAAAGATTTTGTCAATTTTTCGAATTGCTTCATAATAAAAGTACTCGAAAAGGGAACGCTCTTTCAAAATAAAAACTCCTCTAAAGGTAGGTATAATAATTTATTTTGCACCATTGGAGTTTTATAGTTGGGTAGGTTTACCAAGTGAAGTGAGCTTAACGGTGTGTGAAAGAATACTGAAAAACTATGCCGGGAAGACAAAAGTCCCTGTGTGTCAGCGAAAACCTGATAACCTCCAAAAGAAAAAATATACCTTAAACAAAGGTTTAAAGAAAACGGTACAAAATTTTTATATGTTTTTTTATTTGATGCAAGGAGAGGGTGTTTGTCACAATTTTTGCTCTTCCCTTATCACAGTCTAAGGTTAAGGGATCATACACTGCAACAAGGGAAGAGCATTTTTCTTACAACCCCAAAATCTCCCCATCGATCTTACTTTTAAAATATATAAAACATCTTTTTTAACAACTATAACAAAAAATTTTCGATATATATAGTATGAAAAAATTTCTCTAAGGAGAAAGCTATGGAAAAGGATTTTTTCACCCTCTCAGAAAACGGGGCCTACCAGATCCTCGAAAAAGCCCTCTGGCCAGAAGGGGCGATCTGTCCCCACTGTAAGGCAAAGGCTCACCTTCTCTCGTGCCGGCTGGTGTATCAGTGTACCAAATGCGGGAGGCAATTCTCCCTTAAAAGCCAATCCATCATGCGAAAAAGTCACCTCTCGCCAAAGGTTTGGCTTATCGCCATCTTTCTTGTCTCTCAAGATGGCGGCATAAACGCCGTGAAACTTTCCCAACTTCTTCATATTAGCTACAAGGCAAGCTGGCTTCTTCTTCAAAAGCTACGAAGCCTCATGCGGCTTACCAACCGACACTACACTACACAAAATCCATACGAAAACTTGTTAAAACCTTTTTCTTTCTTTCCGGTATCAAACGCCGCCAGCGGAAAAATTTCTCCCCGATGCAGGTTGTCGAAATTGATGCGGATGATACCCCTTCCAAACTTCACATTCACCTTGTGGATGATGTGAGTATCGATTGGCTTTCAGACTTTTTTGGCAAATTTTTCCGCCATACGCCTGTTGAAAAAAGAACGCCCTGGCTTTCAAATCTTCATGACGGCTTAAAAGAACTTCTCGAGGGGGTGTATCACTACGGTTGCCGAAAACACATGCAGCGCTACCTTGATGAGTTTTGTTTTCGGTTTAATATAGAAGATGCTTCGACCAGGCTACAAGAGCTTTTAAAAAGGCTTGGTAAGCGTCGCCAGCTCCTCCCGTGGAAAAAGCTTATTGCTGAAGGGCTTATTCTCCCCATCCACGCGTAGGTTTTGTTTTTTTCTTTCTCAAAACGTTTCCTGAGTCTGTCAAATGGAAATTAAAGTTTTTGTCTTACTTTTTTCTTTCTGGATTTTTTTCATTCTTTTGAAAGAAAAGGACAGGAAAAACTCGAAAATTCATGGTGAAAACGTTTTTTCGTGAGGGGGAAAGAAGAAAAAACATGTGCTATTACCCTGTTGCAGTTTTTGGCACCTTATACCCCATAGTATGGTGACGGCTTTCCTGCGATAAGGTAAGAGCAATTTTGGCAAGTCTCGCGTTAAACGTTTAACTTGAGTTTCTCTTCCACACTCTTGAGTGAAAAGACATTTGATCTTACCTTCTTACAGCTAAAAACTGTTTTTTTAGCTATTACCTTGTTGCAGTAAAAAAAACCGTCCACGAGCACCATAAAAACTGAAACAAGGTAAGAGCAGTGCTTCCTCCACCGTCCCCCGATGATACCTTTGGAGAAAAAAGAAAAGAACAAAACAAAAGCTCTTCCCTTATCGCAGTTTTTTTCTTTCACTTTTCCGCTGCAACAAGGAAAGAGCAGTCTTTTTCACTCCAACAAGGTAGAATTCCCTTCTCTCAAAACTTCACAAAGCCCATGAAAAGTGTTCAAGAGAAGGAGACTTTATAGATAAAACTTTTTTTACTCATATCGTAGTGCATCGATAGGATTGAGTTTTGAGGCTTTTTGAGCAGGATAGTAGCCAAAACCTATGCCAATCAAAAGCGTTACGGCAAAGGAAAAGGCAAAAACTGGCCAGGAGAAGACAATATTCCATTCCAACAGCTGACGGAGAAGCAAACTGAAAAAAATTCCAGCGATTAGGCCCAGGATACCTCCCATGATACAGAGAAGAAGGGATTCTGTGAGAAACTGCCAGAGGATATCCTGTTCTCGTGCGCCAACAGCCATACGAATACCTATCTCCCTTGTTCGTTCTACGACAGAAACCAGCATAATATTCATGATTCCGATGCCCCCAACTAACAGGGAGATGGCCGCAATGCTCACAAGAAAGAGGGTGAGAGAAGAGCTTACGGTTTGGGCTGTCTCTAGCATTTCACTTTGATTGAGGATCCTGAAGTCATTCGAAACGTTTTCTCTGAGCCGATGAGAGCGTCTGAGAATAGAGGTAATCTCATCGATACTCTCCTCGATGGTGTTTTTTGAAAGAGAGCTTGCTAAAATTTGAGGGATATAACGGGATTGATTTAAACGAAGTCGGTAAGTTGTGTAAGGAACGAAAACAACATCATCTTCATCCTGGGGACCACTTGATCCCTTTGGTTGTAAAACCCCGATAATGTTAAAAAGTGAGTTCTGGATCTTGATTTGTTGGCCTACGGGATTGACTTCTTCACCAAAGAGGGCGGTACTTGTTGTATATCCGAGGACACATACAAATCTTGACCCTTTTTCTTCCTCTTCACTAAAAAATTCTCCCCACTTGAGAGACCAGTTTCGGACGAGAGGGAAATCGGCAGAAACACCAGAGAGAGTAGTAGAATAGCTTTCTTCTTTGGTAGAAATGGTTGCTGAACTTCTTGCAAGAGGGGTAATACCGGCAAGGGTAAGGGCTTCTTTTTTCAGGGTTTCGTAATCGGCATAGGTAAGACGATTGGCTCCTGCGGTG
This sequence is a window from Thermospira aquatica. Protein-coding genes within it:
- a CDS encoding tetratricopeptide repeat protein, whose protein sequence is MKRKIFLGLLLSVVVFTGCSGNPTLRSDVKKSIERQSLSGITAFRRGEYESAMSFFEEALQLAYQLYLPAEIIKQYANLAEISLRLGQLDKAGSFLVAAETIAGKEKLSSFDLLLVKARFYQEKKDISQAQKIYEEVVQIAKTKSEKILARIHYADLWIASTNWNEAQRILDEAWWNLFLFSDNDILGLYYYQRGVVAQGKKEYDKAIQEFKKALIYDRRAENLEGIVKDILRLGEVYALKNDEAWSNYYQEMAKILLDKNQNPR
- a CDS encoding PEGA domain-containing protein → MYRVIILFFLGWVSSWGWVFISSDPLQADVFINDQKVGKTPYIITNEPPRFSLTLAKPGYTSIKTSVKISSRITNMNYTLSSESFHIQLPGHDTILINGQKFRADEIKNLAQGIYQFTVQSNTLSITKINPNKPFFYFSIGVTTTGLVTGALGLLMGSFEYEKFKTAQTYDKAVKSMQASMFYDNLALWGLGLAAVGGVATFYLDAENALFKKKANQFIVPKSGYYGQDKLLYEEALDFLAREKNDEVIQKFETLLSLYPESPLIPAALYQWGRILKQKKAYSDAYQIFLKILSTYPVIDFYEFTLYELFTLEIARKQFQKAESYLSMIKSVQFFYSVEDGDWFELDLYRAWSKEDPTKQSLYEQKKKKFIDTSSYSSERRLFLQKE
- a CDS encoding IS1595 family transposase, coding for MEKDFFTLSENGAYQILEKALWPEGAICPHCKAKAHLLSCRLVYQCTKCGRQFSLKSQSIMRKSHLSPKVWLIAIFLVSQDGGINAVKLSQLLHISYKASWLLLQKLRSLMRLTNRHYTTQNPYENLLKPFSFFPVSNAASGKISPRCRLSKLMRMIPLPNFTFTLWMM
- the rpmE gene encoding 50S ribosomal protein L31 — translated: MKANIHPQLYDTLVKCTCGNEFTIRTAVPEINVEVCAKCHPFYTGQKKLVERGGMVERFKKRYNIK
- a CDS encoding MlaD family protein — encoded protein: MPFTFKAAQKAVSVFIFVGIFSLLTVVILILRGSEVLQQKIWYYTILEEAYSITSGMPVKYKGITIGKVKRLRLTSDRKVSLDFYVLKEYYELMQENSVLKVQTSLLGGASLMLVVPLEESQLLPSGSLVLSMDMPRGREILALVAQQQPAKDDLTARVKDVLDGVIELKPTIQGILANLQNTTGELNLIVRGLRTGESTVMSDKLLASLANLQDITKNLKELTLLLRSDNNTVGAFLQDKKQLYTKLESILGSVDKSLQSLSKVSTKLETTPDDVKQLTSLLKDNLIELRAVLQSLRNILGGSTSSPSLKQGERK
- a CDS encoding sigma-70 family RNA polymerase sigma factor translates to MQFFSDKEATTRQFFYSSLTDEELLTLVSKDKSAEKEFYHRYRYRILRWIAPFHFWDKDDLFQEALIALYEAMKTYDPDRHTGFKTYANTCIRNRIVSYMRKFSTMVDYVDPEVMSEIPGEGSLKGVEEKLFFEEFLHTLSSLEQKILVKRFIERKSYVDIAAELAISPKKVDNILYKIRHELEKYQKQEDDHEA
- a CDS encoding MlaE family ABC transporter permease is translated as MGRILEWFSRQWTGFRRFVRFLGGIYALIVYSIKNYFGEKKGRDQVNAIIVMQMYFTGVMAVKIISFVALALGAITILQGFTQLSRVGALDFVGRLLNIVIVRELGPVLTAFIVLSRSGTAIAAEIGTMMVNDEVNALEIQGIDTLKFIVFPRITGMVLSLVLLNIYFSTLALVGGFVVANIVGGVSYELFFEYVFNSITLLDILASFLKCVLFGIFIATVSVFHGFQAFVSTQIPQVTTAAVMSSISVLFVLDAILTVIFYI
- a CDS encoding transposase yields the protein MQVVEIDADDTPSKLHIHLVDDVSIDWLSDFFGKFFRHTPVEKRTPWLSNLHDGLKELLEGVYHYGCRKHMQRYLDEFCFRFNIEDASTRLQELLKRLGKRRQLLPWKKLIAEGLILPIHA
- a CDS encoding ATP-binding cassette domain-containing protein — encoded protein: MGNIYIKKLSLVMGDSVILDSIEEFIPSGTVYYILGKSGSGKSLLLKTIAGLQLVQKGEIIVDGKNILNFNQREMLAYHCRCGFVFQNAALISNMSIEENLTLFFRYNYNMSFKESIKKVMPYIEMFQLEKELKYRPAALSMGERMLVNIVRAIMHDPEYIFWDNPMANLDPASKKKVRSLFVELKEKGKTMLLVSDDVPFGSCVASRIGYLEEGKLLFSGSLEEAKKSGLEGLGTLLCHAE
- the xseA gene encoding exodeoxyribonuclease VII large subunit; amino-acid sequence: MPQEVLFPDRYFSVSEIGERADEALRGAFPDTFWVRGEITNLSNQKNLDLSKNYIFCSLKDEFSQITLYIPASSPAFKLIPSLKDGIEVYVYGKINYYTKQNSISIRVLDLLISGEGELKRQFELMKKRLLEEGLFDPSHKKPLPRFPRCVGVITSPTGAALQDILNRTQQPHGALDIIVFPVQVQGKTAAFEIAAAIEVANQYFQDMVDVLIVGRGGGSVEDLWAFNEEVVARAIYASHIPIISAVGHEVDWTIADYVADYRAPTPTAAAEHLMKEIITQNRTLQYYASTLWNTLDNRFRLVSQRLTNANPTALFHLTETRFQNTKKQLHNHLIRMSLPLQHKIEKYSFHLDKLSENILSLYHARLQKAHHTLSLLGEKLTKLNPQKILERGFSLTFIQTKTGEKLLRSPHEAPEGSLLRTQLATGDVFSEVTPTTQ
- a CDS encoding ABC transporter permease; translated protein: MIRQMIELAFRSLSRNKIRTFITMLGIVIGIASVSVMVSYGQGMQKQIESRITSMGVNLLTIFPSRYRSGGVSTAGANRLTYADYETLKKEALTLAGITPLARSSATISTKEESYSTTLSGVSADFPLVRNWSLKWGEFFSEEEEKGSRFVCVLGYTTSTALFGEEVNPVGQQIKIQNSLFNIIGVLQPKGSSGPQDEDDVVFVPYTTYRLRLNQSRYIPQILASSLSKNTIEESIDEITSILRRSHRLRENVSNDFRILNQSEMLETAQTVSSSLTLFLVSIAAISLLVGGIGIMNIMLVSVVERTREIGIRMAVGAREQDILWQFLTESLLLCIMGGILGLIAGIFFSLLLRQLLEWNIVFSWPVFAFSFAVTLLIGIGFGYYPAQKASKLNPIDALRYE